The Deinococcus koreensis genome window below encodes:
- the secD gene encoding protein translocase subunit SecD, producing MTYGNKNTNRNRGGNDRRPPPPRRNPAAKSSNSRWTAILLLLTLLASLAYIWRPWEHRDNLWTVWDPGKFEFVTLGLDLKGGLRIELAPESGTATKDELDRVKTVIENRINALGVAEPTVTVSGGRRVVVEIPGATPAVQQRAREIIQRTARLEFRIVQANAQPDPTLQSQKPETGGYTLTQLGPVQATGEVVSNAQAGTDQQSGRWVVNFQNTDKGAQTFGEFTGKNVGKLMAVVLDDQIQSVATIQQRLFRDVQISGSFTAEEANQLALVLKSGALPIKIKTEAERAIGPTLGADAIRSGAIAALVGIGLVFLMLFFYYGFWFGLVGALGLLFSSVIILGMLAGFGATLTLPGIAGLVLTIGAAVDGNVISFERIKEELTGGKGIKNSIQAGYEHSTAAILDVNASHLLSALALYNYSTGPVKGFAVTLMIGVVASTFSNLVFAKWFLGWLAQRKPTMTAPNWIKRTNIDFIKAAPIVTTASVLLALAGLGVLGSRGLNYGVDFISGTTVTLKTAGTTTTEQVRTAVAGAGVAKVTEQSAVIQRDITPTLSGAQYTIKVPELTTAEATRLETAVAKLPGGQVQARETVGPAVGKELTDKTIKAVLLGMALILIYVGFRFDFIMGLGSIVAVVHDVGIVMGLYSLLGLEFTIATVAAVLTLIGYSLNDSIIVSDRIRENIKEMRGQSYREIVNTSINQTLSRTIMTSVSTMLPLVSLLIFGGPVLRDFSIILLVGIIIGTYSSIYIVAPLVVYFEEWNRKRKAGGQPAKA from the coding sequence GTGACCTACGGCAACAAGAACACCAACCGCAACCGGGGGGGCAACGACCGCCGCCCACCCCCACCCCGCCGCAATCCCGCGGCCAAGTCCTCGAACTCCCGCTGGACGGCCATTCTGCTGCTGCTCACGCTGCTGGCCTCGCTGGCCTACATCTGGCGGCCCTGGGAGCACCGCGACAACCTCTGGACGGTCTGGGATCCGGGCAAGTTCGAGTTCGTGACGCTGGGCCTCGACCTCAAGGGCGGCCTGCGGATCGAACTGGCGCCGGAATCGGGCACGGCCACCAAGGACGAACTCGACCGCGTGAAAACGGTCATCGAGAACCGCATCAATGCCCTGGGCGTGGCGGAACCGACCGTCACCGTCTCGGGCGGCCGGCGCGTGGTCGTGGAGATTCCCGGCGCCACGCCCGCCGTGCAGCAGCGTGCCCGCGAGATCATCCAGCGCACCGCGCGGCTGGAATTCCGCATCGTGCAGGCGAACGCCCAGCCCGATCCCACCCTGCAGTCCCAGAAACCCGAGACCGGCGGCTATACCCTGACCCAGCTCGGGCCGGTGCAGGCCACGGGTGAGGTCGTGTCCAACGCCCAGGCGGGCACCGATCAGCAGTCGGGGCGCTGGGTCGTGAACTTCCAGAACACCGACAAGGGTGCCCAGACGTTCGGTGAATTCACCGGCAAGAACGTGGGCAAACTGATGGCGGTGGTGCTGGACGACCAGATCCAGAGTGTGGCGACCATCCAGCAGCGCCTCTTCCGCGACGTGCAGATCAGCGGCTCGTTCACCGCCGAGGAAGCCAACCAGCTCGCTCTGGTGCTGAAATCCGGTGCCCTGCCCATCAAGATCAAGACCGAGGCCGAGCGCGCCATCGGGCCGACGCTGGGGGCCGATGCCATCCGCAGCGGCGCCATTGCCGCGCTGGTGGGAATCGGGCTGGTGTTCCTGATGCTGTTCTTCTACTACGGCTTCTGGTTCGGCCTGGTGGGCGCGCTGGGCCTGCTGTTCTCCAGCGTCATCATCCTGGGGATGCTGGCGGGCTTCGGCGCCACGCTGACCCTGCCGGGTATCGCCGGTCTGGTGCTGACCATCGGGGCGGCGGTCGACGGCAACGTGATCTCCTTCGAGCGAATTAAAGAAGAGCTGACCGGCGGCAAGGGCATCAAGAACTCCATCCAGGCCGGCTACGAACACTCCACCGCCGCGATCCTCGACGTGAACGCCTCGCACCTGCTGTCCGCGCTGGCGCTGTACAACTACTCCACCGGGCCGGTGAAGGGCTTCGCGGTCACGCTGATGATCGGCGTGGTGGCCTCCACCTTCTCCAACCTGGTGTTCGCCAAGTGGTTCCTGGGGTGGCTGGCCCAGCGCAAGCCCACCATGACGGCGCCGAACTGGATCAAGCGCACCAATATCGACTTCATCAAGGCCGCGCCCATCGTCACCACGGCCTCGGTGCTGCTGGCGCTGGCCGGGCTGGGCGTCCTGGGGTCGCGCGGCCTGAATTACGGCGTGGACTTCATCTCGGGCACGACCGTGACCCTCAAGACCGCCGGCACGACGACCACCGAGCAGGTACGCACGGCGGTGGCGGGCGCCGGTGTGGCGAAGGTCACCGAACAGAGCGCCGTCATCCAGCGCGACATCACCCCCACCCTGAGCGGCGCGCAGTACACCATCAAGGTGCCCGAGCTGACCACCGCCGAGGCCACCCGCCTGGAGACGGCGGTCGCCAAACTGCCCGGCGGTCAGGTGCAGGCCCGCGAAACGGTCGGCCCGGCGGTGGGCAAGGAGCTGACCGACAAGACCATCAAGGCCGTGCTGCTGGGCATGGCGCTGATCCTGATCTACGTGGGCTTCCGCTTCGACTTCATCATGGGCCTGGGCTCGATCGTGGCGGTGGTGCACGACGTCGGCATCGTGATGGGCCTGTACTCGCTGCTGGGGCTGGAGTTCACGATCGCCACGGTGGCGGCGGTGCTCACCCTCATCGGGTATTCGCTGAACGACTCGATCATCGTCTCCGACCGCATCCGCGAGAACATCAAGGAAATGCGCGGCCAGAGCTACCGCGAAATCGTGAACACCTCGATCAACCAGACCCTCTCGCGCACCATCATGACCTCGGTCAGCACCATGCTGCCGCTGGTGAGCCTGCTGATCTTCGGCGGCCCGGTGCTGCGCGACTTCAGCATCATCCTGCTCGTGGGCATCATCATCGGTACGTACTCCTCGATCTACATCGTGGCGCCGCTGGTCGTGTACTTCGAGGAATGGAACCGCAAACGCAAGGCCGGTGGCCAGCCCGCCAAAGCCTGA
- the infB gene encoding translation initiation factor IF-2, translating into MSKVRIYTLAKEVGVENHRMLEILDGLGVSYKSVSSTIEEDTVELIKQIVAEEGAQGAGSGAAAEASQASTSSASTSPANTSPAQPAADDVQAPTPGASAPAPTAAPAPEPRSSEMPAASSSAGAQGSPVSTPVKERQPGEVVQPSSMQPGNPQPGTPQPASDAPHRAPVVTIMGHVDHGKTSLLDYIRKTKVAAGEAGGITQHVGAFEAQTSKGRIVFIDTPGHEAFTTIRARGANVADIAIIVIAADDSLMPQTREAIAHAQAAKVPMIIAINKIDLAQADPDRVKTDLTQLNLVPEEYGGDLIVVPVSARSGEGVEDLLEYISLTAELEDLRADPKGEFSGVIIEGKVDKQAGVLATVMVQEGTLHIGDFLVVGEKYGKIKAMTDSAGGRIKSAGPSTPVQVLGFSEVPDSGEKVRSAKNEHAARELVEARASDRRDTENARVRSRLTLEEMMGPLGSVRTVNLILRADTQGSVEAIQGILARKESDDVKLNVMFAGIGSPSEADVLLASTAEATILCFSTTPAGGVKKMAEGKGVDIKSFRIIYELIDEVDRLIKGTTEPVFEEKYLGRAEVRMIIKHPKSGNIAGSYVTDGSLKRNAKAKVTRGKQVVYEGTIVGLKRFKDDVREVQTGYECGINVDWDDVQVGDIIEASEMVEVVQA; encoded by the coding sequence ATGTCGAAAGTCCGAATTTATACCCTCGCCAAAGAAGTGGGCGTGGAGAACCACCGAATGCTGGAAATTCTCGATGGTCTGGGCGTGTCGTACAAGAGCGTCAGCTCGACCATCGAAGAGGACACCGTCGAACTCATCAAGCAGATCGTGGCGGAAGAGGGAGCGCAGGGCGCGGGCAGCGGGGCAGCGGCTGAGGCCAGCCAGGCCAGCACCAGCTCAGCCAGCACCAGTCCAGCCAATACCAGCCCCGCCCAGCCGGCCGCTGACGACGTTCAAGCGCCGACTCCCGGAGCCTCTGCCCCGGCGCCCACCGCCGCACCCGCTCCAGAGCCCAGATCCAGCGAGATGCCCGCGGCCAGCAGCTCGGCCGGAGCGCAAGGAAGTCCAGTGAGTACACCCGTCAAAGAGCGGCAGCCCGGCGAGGTTGTCCAGCCCAGCAGCATGCAGCCCGGCAACCCGCAGCCCGGCACCCCTCAGCCCGCCAGCGACGCGCCCCACCGCGCGCCGGTCGTGACCATCATGGGTCACGTCGACCACGGCAAGACCAGCCTGCTGGACTACATCCGCAAGACCAAGGTGGCGGCGGGCGAGGCCGGCGGCATCACCCAGCACGTCGGGGCCTTCGAGGCGCAGACCTCCAAGGGCCGCATCGTGTTCATCGACACGCCGGGCCACGAGGCCTTCACGACCATCCGGGCGCGCGGCGCCAACGTCGCCGACATCGCGATCATCGTGATCGCCGCCGACGACAGCCTGATGCCCCAGACCCGCGAGGCCATCGCCCACGCGCAGGCCGCCAAGGTGCCGATGATCATCGCCATCAACAAGATCGATCTGGCGCAGGCCGACCCCGACCGGGTCAAGACCGACCTGACCCAGCTCAACCTGGTGCCCGAGGAGTACGGCGGCGACCTGATCGTGGTGCCGGTCAGCGCCCGCTCGGGCGAGGGCGTGGAGGATCTGCTGGAGTACATCTCGCTGACCGCCGAACTCGAAGATCTGCGGGCCGACCCCAAGGGTGAATTCAGCGGCGTGATCATCGAGGGCAAGGTCGACAAGCAGGCCGGCGTCCTGGCGACCGTGATGGTGCAGGAAGGCACGCTGCACATCGGGGACTTCCTGGTCGTGGGCGAGAAATACGGCAAGATCAAGGCCATGACCGACAGTGCCGGCGGGCGCATCAAGAGCGCCGGCCCCAGCACGCCCGTGCAGGTGCTGGGCTTCTCCGAGGTGCCCGACAGCGGCGAGAAGGTGCGCTCGGCCAAGAACGAGCACGCCGCCCGTGAACTCGTGGAGGCCCGCGCCAGCGACCGCCGCGACACCGAGAACGCCCGCGTCCGCAGCCGCCTGACCCTGGAAGAGATGATGGGGCCGCTGGGCTCGGTTCGCACCGTGAACCTGATCCTGCGCGCCGACACCCAGGGCTCGGTGGAAGCCATCCAGGGCATCCTGGCCCGCAAGGAATCCGACGACGTGAAGCTCAACGTCATGTTCGCCGGCATCGGGTCGCCCAGCGAGGCCGACGTGCTGCTGGCCTCCACCGCCGAGGCGACCATCCTGTGCTTCAGCACCACCCCGGCGGGCGGCGTCAAGAAGATGGCCGAGGGCAAGGGCGTGGACATCAAGTCCTTCCGGATCATCTACGAGCTGATCGACGAGGTGGACCGTCTGATCAAGGGCACGACGGAGCCGGTCTTCGAGGAGAAGTACCTGGGCCGCGCCGAAGTCCGCATGATCATCAAGCATCCCAAGAGCGGCAACATCGCCGGTTCCTACGTGACCGACGGTTCTCTCAAGCGCAACGCCAAGGCCAAGGTCACGCGCGGCAAGCAGGTCGTCTACGAGGGCACCATCGTGGGCCTCAAGCGCTTCAAGGACGATGTCCGCGAGGTGCAGACCGGCTACGAGTGTGGCATCAACGTGGACTGGGACGACGTGCAGGTGGGCGACATCATCGAAGCCAGCGAAATGGTCGAGGTCGTGCAGGCCTGA
- a CDS encoding YlxR family protein codes for MSAPATPLLRHVPERTCVACRRKRPQPEFRRVSKVDGTWKLLTGPRSGRGAYVCADSPSCWQDKRLRRAFGAAAPALSALLLTTPQPAGPLQEH; via the coding sequence GTGTCGGCCCCTGCTACCCCGCTCCTCCGGCACGTGCCGGAGCGGACGTGTGTGGCGTGCCGGCGCAAGCGGCCCCAGCCGGAATTCCGGCGGGTGTCGAAGGTGGACGGAACGTGGAAGCTGCTGACCGGGCCACGGTCGGGGCGGGGGGCGTATGTCTGCGCCGATTCGCCCTCCTGCTGGCAGGACAAGCGGCTGCGGCGGGCCTTCGGGGCCGCGGCGCCCGCCCTGAGTGCGCTGCTGCTGACGACCCCGCAGCCGGCTGGCCCCTTACAGGAACACTGA
- the nusA gene encoding transcription termination factor NusA codes for MSQPEFNFADALREVAQARNINELQLIEAFEQSLAQAYTRNVEPDKRIEVHLDPQSGELEVLVVREVVEKIEDENLQISLADALELDSGVELGMEMEFPVEKEKFSRIALQAAKQTLTQKMRETERNVVFNEYKDREGQVLTAQVVRSDNKGNWFVELGAGEAILPPREQIPGEKLTPGNRVKIYLKEVRKTPKGPTILASRADERLLDYLLRQEIPEVANGIVEVKAIAREAGQRSKVAVFSHNSNVDPIGACIGHRGNRIQAVTGELGRERVDVILWDGNTRDFIRNALSPAKVGLIDVAVDRREATVTVTPDQLSLAIGKGGQNVRLAAKLTGFKIDLRETAAVSDLDAAMQQALQDEQGGHDEQGAAKSAFDALFKDSKSVATASPEDTQE; via the coding sequence ATGAGCCAACCCGAGTTCAATTTCGCGGACGCCCTGCGCGAGGTGGCGCAGGCCCGCAACATCAACGAGCTGCAGCTGATCGAGGCCTTCGAGCAGTCGCTGGCGCAGGCTTACACCCGTAACGTCGAGCCCGACAAGCGCATCGAGGTTCACCTCGACCCGCAGAGCGGCGAGCTGGAAGTGCTGGTCGTGCGCGAGGTCGTGGAGAAGATCGAGGACGAGAACCTGCAGATCTCGCTGGCCGACGCGCTGGAACTGGACTCTGGCGTGGAACTGGGCATGGAGATGGAGTTCCCGGTCGAGAAGGAGAAGTTCTCGCGGATCGCTCTGCAGGCCGCCAAGCAGACCCTGACCCAGAAGATGCGCGAGACCGAGCGCAACGTGGTCTTCAACGAGTACAAAGACCGCGAGGGGCAGGTGCTGACCGCGCAGGTCGTGAGAAGCGACAACAAGGGCAACTGGTTCGTGGAGCTGGGCGCGGGCGAGGCCATCCTGCCCCCCCGCGAGCAGATCCCCGGCGAGAAGCTGACCCCCGGCAACCGCGTCAAGATCTACCTCAAGGAAGTCCGCAAGACGCCCAAGGGGCCGACCATCCTGGCCAGCCGCGCCGACGAGCGGCTGCTGGACTACCTGCTGCGCCAGGAAATCCCCGAGGTCGCCAACGGCATCGTGGAGGTCAAGGCGATCGCGCGGGAGGCCGGGCAGCGGAGCAAGGTCGCGGTGTTCAGCCATAACTCGAACGTCGATCCCATCGGCGCCTGCATCGGGCACCGCGGTAACCGCATCCAGGCCGTGACCGGCGAACTGGGCCGCGAGCGCGTGGACGTGATCCTCTGGGACGGCAACACCCGCGACTTCATCCGCAACGCGCTCTCGCCGGCCAAGGTGGGACTCATCGACGTGGCGGTGGATCGCCGCGAGGCGACCGTGACCGTCACGCCCGACCAGCTCTCGCTGGCGATCGGCAAGGGCGGGCAGAACGTGCGGCTGGCGGCCAAGCTGACCGGCTTCAAGATCGACCTGCGCGAAACCGCCGCCGTGTCCGACCTGGACGCCGCCATGCAGCAGGCGCTGCAGGACGAGCAGGGCGGCCACGACGAGCAGGGCGCCGCCAAGTCGGCCTTCGACGCGCTGTTCAAGGACAGCAAATCGGTCGCCACCGCCAGTCCGGAAGACACCCAGGAGTAA
- the rimP gene encoding ribosome maturation factor RimP, with translation MNNNATDNVKLQEIAQLAAGPLGFEVLEVQLQTVGGDRIVLVRIDRLDEQPVTMEDLTKASRAAEAEFDLRDPIPGEYRLEFESPGAKRPLLRARHFERMLGLKAKVRADGHSFTAPIKSVSGDQVTFDVNGDDVTLGAGTFQANLAEFPDRHR, from the coding sequence ATGAATAACAACGCAACCGACAATGTAAAGCTTCAGGAGATCGCCCAACTGGCCGCTGGCCCACTGGGCTTCGAGGTGCTGGAAGTCCAGCTCCAGACCGTGGGCGGCGACCGGATCGTGCTGGTACGCATCGACCGCCTGGACGAGCAGCCCGTGACGATGGAAGACCTGACGAAGGCCAGCCGCGCCGCCGAGGCCGAGTTCGACCTGCGCGACCCGATCCCCGGCGAGTACCGCCTGGAGTTCGAGTCGCCCGGCGCGAAACGGCCGCTGCTGCGGGCACGGCACTTCGAGCGCATGCTGGGGCTCAAGGCGAAGGTGCGCGCCGACGGCCATTCCTTCACGGCGCCCATCAAGTCCGTGTCCGGCGATCAGGTGACCTTCGACGTGAACGGCGACGACGTGACCCTGGGAGCCGGCACCTTCCAGGCGAACCTGGCCGAGTTCCCGGATCGCCACCGCTGA
- a CDS encoding septum site-determining protein MinC — MKLRGTLGGLNLLLEPGDTAQSVQGTLAARSELLGSHVTLEILGDADPDALGAALQAIRNAGGTPGRIRAPRVTVAAPGAAPTAVSPLDSARTVIVPGSLRAGTRREYLGSVIVLGDVNPGAEVIAGGDVIVVGALRGIAHAGQGGYADAIVWARPIASAQLRIGDAVARAPEGSSLSNMQRREGPPVAELARLHDGQIVIDIQK; from the coding sequence ATGAAGCTGCGCGGCACCCTGGGTGGTCTGAATCTCCTGCTGGAACCCGGCGATACCGCCCAGAGCGTGCAGGGCACCCTGGCCGCGCGAAGCGAGCTGCTCGGCAGCCACGTTACGCTGGAGATCCTGGGAGACGCCGACCCGGACGCGCTGGGGGCGGCCCTCCAGGCCATCCGGAACGCTGGAGGCACGCCGGGGCGGATCCGGGCGCCGCGCGTCACGGTGGCCGCTCCCGGCGCGGCGCCCACCGCCGTGAGTCCCCTGGACAGCGCCCGCACCGTGATCGTGCCGGGCAGCCTGCGGGCCGGCACCCGGCGCGAGTATCTGGGCAGCGTGATCGTCCTGGGCGACGTGAACCCCGGCGCCGAGGTGATCGCGGGCGGCGACGTGATCGTGGTCGGCGCGCTGCGCGGAATTGCCCACGCCGGGCAGGGAGGCTACGCCGACGCCATCGTCTGGGCGCGCCCGATCGCCAGCGCCCAGCTCCGCATCGGGGACGCCGTGGCCCGCGCCCCCGAGGGCAGCAGCCTGAGCAACATGCAGCGCCGCGAGGGGCCGCCCGTGGCCGAACTGGCGAGGCTCCACGACGGGCAGATCGTGATCGACATCCAGAAGTAG
- a CDS encoding desiccation-associated late embryogenesis abundant protein gives MFKRDDRHFPIKRLLTLGALIGAGAYYFSREQNRRALDAKLAELGLKDAAQDVGQSVTRGWEKTKEAATAAGSAIADKASEVRDAASEGTGAAVEKAVDKAKDVAGDVKTAVGQAADTAKDAARDAADTAGDQAQKAAAQVKDVAADVKSDVKADVKAGTEEAKAAGQDLAASARSAAKDVKSNMQQTAEAAKDDVQGAAKDAGDTARAAARDVSKAAKDTKRDAERKM, from the coding sequence ATGTTTAAACGTGATGACCGACACTTCCCGATCAAACGTCTGCTGACCCTGGGGGCCCTGATCGGCGCCGGGGCGTACTACTTCAGCCGCGAGCAGAACCGCCGCGCCCTGGACGCCAAGCTGGCCGAACTGGGCCTGAAGGACGCCGCGCAGGACGTGGGCCAGAGCGTGACCAGGGGCTGGGAGAAGACCAAGGAGGCCGCCACCGCCGCCGGCTCCGCGATCGCCGATAAAGCCAGCGAGGTCAGGGACGCCGCCAGTGAAGGCACCGGGGCCGCTGTGGAGAAGGCAGTGGACAAGGCGAAGGACGTGGCCGGGGACGTCAAGACCGCTGTGGGTCAGGCCGCCGACACCGCGAAGGACGCGGCCCGTGACGCCGCCGACACCGCTGGCGATCAGGCCCAGAAGGCCGCCGCCCAGGTGAAGGACGTGGCCGCCGACGTCAAGTCTGATGTGAAGGCCGATGTGAAGGCCGGCACCGAAGAGGCGAAGGCCGCCGGACAGGATCTGGCCGCCAGCGCCCGGAGCGCCGCCAAGGACGTCAAGTCCAACATGCAGCAGACCGCCGAAGCGGCCAAGGACGACGTGCAGGGCGCCGCGAAGGACGCGGGCGACACGGCCCGCGCCGCCGCCCGCGACGTCTCGAAGGCCGCCAAGGACACCAAGCGCGACGCCGAACGCAAGATGTGA
- a CDS encoding DUF1517 domain-containing protein: MSHAAPDAGFRSPGDRPRRSQLHVWPLLRVWLVVLAALTLTLGSLLAGSASAQSGGGFGGSSSGGSSGGGGGGGYSGGGYSGGGYSGGGGFGPVIINGGGGYYGGSGLSGFGIVPLIIFGLVIFGVVGAMRRSLGGGGGRGLAGGLGGLSSLSGTAQAVSVQLLLAEGDEVKSALQRVARSGDPDTNEGLARMLQEAALVALRHPERWVYGNVERAQGARNAADSQVGAWATEARAAFTDQTTSNYQNRDPNSGFAQQGGYSYDKDAGDQYLAVTIAVAAHAMGTLPPAGVTTAAEARSALSAISAVAPGDLIRAEVIWSPDVEGEFLSEDEAIQKYPKLTKL, from the coding sequence ATGTCCCACGCCGCGCCCGATGCTGGATTCCGTTCCCCCGGAGACCGCCCCCGACGTTCCCAGTTGCACGTCTGGCCCCTGCTGCGCGTGTGGCTGGTGGTGCTGGCCGCCCTGACCCTGACGCTGGGGAGCCTGCTGGCCGGCAGCGCCAGCGCGCAGTCCGGCGGCGGCTTCGGTGGCAGCTCCAGCGGCGGTTCGTCCGGTGGGGGCGGCGGGGGCGGCTACTCGGGCGGCGGCTACAGCGGGGGCGGGTACTCGGGGGGCGGCGGCTTCGGGCCGGTCATCATCAACGGGGGCGGCGGCTATTACGGCGGGAGTGGCCTGAGCGGCTTCGGCATCGTGCCGCTGATCATCTTCGGACTGGTCATCTTCGGCGTGGTGGGCGCCATGCGCCGCAGCCTGGGCGGGGGCGGCGGCCGCGGGCTCGCCGGGGGTCTGGGCGGGCTGTCCTCGCTGAGCGGCACGGCCCAGGCGGTCAGCGTGCAGCTCCTGCTGGCCGAGGGCGACGAGGTCAAGAGCGCCCTGCAGCGCGTGGCCCGCTCGGGCGACCCGGACACCAACGAGGGTCTGGCCCGCATGTTGCAGGAGGCCGCCCTGGTCGCCCTGCGCCACCCGGAGCGCTGGGTCTACGGCAACGTGGAACGCGCCCAGGGGGCCCGGAATGCCGCCGACAGCCAGGTGGGCGCCTGGGCCACCGAGGCCCGCGCGGCCTTCACGGATCAGACCACCAGCAACTACCAGAACCGCGACCCGAACAGCGGATTTGCCCAGCAGGGCGGGTATTCCTACGACAAGGATGCTGGCGACCAGTATCTGGCGGTCACGATCGCTGTGGCGGCGCACGCCATGGGCACCCTGCCGCCCGCCGGGGTGACCACCGCCGCCGAGGCCCGCAGCGCCCTGAGCGCTATCAGCGCGGTCGCGCCGGGCGACCTGATCCGCGCCGAGGTGATCTGGAGCCCCGACGTGGAGGGCGAGTTCCTGAGCGAGGATGAAGCCATCCAGAAGTACCCCAAGCTGACGAAACTCTAG
- a CDS encoding HNH endonuclease — protein MARRQADPLWPPPAAPPATCALCGREVPTLTEHHLIPRSQGRRRGVKVQELPTVQLCSACHKFLHKTFSNAELAQEYTTVDALLAHEAVQRFVAWIRRQPGSKGVRVR, from the coding sequence ATGGCCCGCCGCCAAGCCGATCCCCTCTGGCCGCCACCCGCCGCGCCGCCCGCCACCTGCGCCCTGTGTGGGCGCGAGGTGCCCACGCTGACCGAGCACCACCTGATCCCCCGCTCGCAGGGGCGGCGGCGCGGCGTGAAGGTGCAGGAACTGCCCACCGTGCAGCTCTGCTCGGCCTGCCACAAGTTCCTGCACAAGACCTTCAGCAACGCCGAACTCGCCCAGGAATACACCACGGTGGACGCCCTGCTGGCCCACGAGGCTGTGCAGCGCTTCGTGGCCTGGATCAGGCGGCAGCCCGGCTCGAAAGGCGTGCGGGTGCGGTAG
- a CDS encoding phosphatase PAP2 family protein, with amino-acid sequence MESFWLAVTTLGRDEVFIVVLALYTWLVNPRGGRTLGVAFATSYLLNTALKYGLNLPRPFTGDPALATEAARATAGGPGLPSGHTQMAATLWGGLAMQVNRGWMWGVALALIVLISVSRLALNVHYPADVIVGLLLGAVFAVAAARPDVPGRGLTRTLPPVVILLAAALLPASAPRELAAGLGLFAGFWWVRPSFMPPTTVAGRIIVPVVGLLLVFLVYFGLAALPADLRNLGLIRALRYALLVVVAAEGVPALLGRWMPRAPMSSAAQASVAA; translated from the coding sequence ATGGAATCCTTCTGGCTGGCGGTCACGACCCTGGGACGTGACGAGGTGTTCATCGTCGTGCTCGCGCTGTACACCTGGCTGGTCAATCCCCGGGGCGGCCGCACGCTGGGGGTGGCCTTTGCCACGAGCTATCTGCTCAACACGGCCCTGAAATACGGCCTGAATCTCCCCCGCCCCTTCACGGGCGACCCGGCCCTGGCCACAGAAGCGGCGCGGGCCACGGCCGGCGGGCCGGGCCTGCCGAGCGGACATACGCAGATGGCCGCGACCCTCTGGGGCGGGCTGGCCATGCAGGTGAACCGGGGCTGGATGTGGGGAGTCGCCCTGGCACTGATCGTGCTGATTTCGGTGTCGCGGCTGGCCCTGAACGTCCACTATCCGGCCGACGTGATCGTGGGCCTGCTGCTGGGCGCCGTCTTCGCGGTGGCCGCCGCACGCCCGGACGTGCCGGGGCGGGGCCTGACCCGCACCCTGCCCCCGGTGGTGATCCTGCTGGCCGCCGCCCTCCTGCCCGCCAGCGCTCCACGCGAACTGGCCGCCGGGCTGGGCCTGTTCGCTGGGTTCTGGTGGGTGCGGCCCAGCTTCATGCCGCCCACCACCGTCGCCGGCCGGATCATCGTGCCGGTGGTTGGGCTGCTGCTGGTCTTCCTGGTCTATTTCGGCCTCGCGGCCCTGCCGGCCGACCTGCGGAACCTGGGCCTGATCCGCGCCCTGCGCTACGCCCTGCTGGTGGTCGTGGCGGCCGAGGGCGTACCGGCCCTGCTGGGCCGCTGGATGCCGCGCGCCCCGATGAGTTCGGCCGCGCAGGCCTCTGTGGCCGCCTGA